The following DNA comes from Arcobacter cloacae.
AATTCACAAAATATCACAAATACAGGAACAGGAACAACAATATTCCAAGATGATGTAAATGCAACAAATGTAAATGTAAACGCAGGGACAAGTAATTTTGAAGATAATTTAACAGCAATAAGTACAACAATAACAACAGGAATTGGGAATTTTAATACATTATCAGGAACAACAAGTTCAAATATAGTGTTTACTGGAGATGGAACAGCAAATTTATATAATGGGTTAACTGGAAATGTAACTACAAGTGGTGCAGGAACAGGGACATTAAATTTAGTAGGAAGTAATAACCAAACAGTAAATGGAAATGTAGGTGTAGGAAATGCATTAAAAGATGTAAATTCAGGAGTAAATGGAACAACATCAACATTTGCAGGAACAGTAAATTCACAAAATATCACAAATACAGGAACAGGAACAACAATATTCCAAGATGATGTAAATGCAACAAATGTAAATGTAAACGCAGGGACAAGTAATTTTCAAGATAATTTAACAGCAATAAGTACAACAATAACAACAGGAATTGGGAATTTTAATACATTATCAGGAACAACAAGTTCAAATATAGTGTTTACTGGAGATGGAACAGCAAATTTATATAATGGGTTAACTGGAAATGTAACTACAAGTGGTGCAGGAACAGGGACATTAAATTTAGTAGGAAGTAATAACCAAACAGTAAATGGAAATGTAGGTGTAGGAAATGCATTAAAAGATGTAAATTCAGGAGTAAATGGAACAACATCAACATTTGCAGGAACAGTAAATTCACAAAATATCACAAATACAGGAACAGGAACAACAATATTCCAAGATGATGTAAATGCAACAAATGTAAATGTAAACGCAGGGACAAGTAATTTTCAAGATAATTTAACAGCAATAAGTACAACAATAACAACAGGAATTGGGAATTTTAATACATTATCAGGAACAACAAGTTCAAATATAGTGTTTACTGGAGATGGAACAGCAAATTTATATAATGGGTTAACTGGAAATGTAACTACAAGTGGTGCAGGAACAGGGACATTAAATTTAGTAGGAAGTAATAACCAAACAGTAAATGGAAATGTAGGTGTAGGAAATGCATTAAAAGATGTAAATTCAGGAGTAAATGGAACAACATCAACATTTGCAGGAACAGTAAATTCACAAAATATCACAAATACAGGAACAGGAACAACAATATTCCAAGATGATGTAAATGCAACAAATGTAAATGTAAACGCAGGGACAAGTAATTTTGAAGATAATTTAACAGCAATAAGTACAACAATAACAACAGGAATTGGGAATTTTAATACATTATCAGGAACAACAAGTTCAAATATAGTGTTTACTGGAGATGGAACAGCAAATTTATATAATGGGTTAACTGGAAATGTAACTACAAGTGGTGCAGGAACAGGGACATTAAATTTAGTAGGAAGTAATAACCAAACAGTAAATGGAAATGTAGGTGTAGGAAATGCATTAAAAGATGTAAATTCAGGAGTAAATGGAACAACATCAACATTTGCAGGAACAGTAAATTCACAAAATATCACAAATACAGGAACAGGAACAACAATATTCCAAGATGATGTAAATGCAACAAATGTAAATGTAAACGCAGGGACAAGTAATTTTGAAGATAATTTAACAGCAATAAGTACAACAATAACAACAGGAATTGGGAATTTTAATACATTATCAGGAACAACAAGTTCAAATATAGTGTTTACTGGAGATGGAACAGCAAATTTATATAATGGGTTAACTGGAAATGTAACTACAAGTGGTGCAGGAACAGGGACATTAAATTTAGTAGGAAGTAATAACCAAACAGTAAATGGAAATGTAGGTGTAGGAAATGCATTAAAAGATGTAAATTCAGGAGTAAATGGAACAACATCAACATTTGCAGGAACAGTAAATTCACAAAATATCACAAATACAGGAACAGGAACAACAATATTCCAAGATGATGTAAATGCAACAAATGTAAATGTAAACGCAGGGACAAGTAATTTTGAAGATAATTTAACAGCAATAAGTACAACAATAACAACAGGAATTGGGAATTTTAATACATTATCAGGAACAACAAGTTCAAATATAGTGTTTGGTGGTATAGGTGAAGTGAACTTAAATAATGGATTAGATGGGAATATAAACTTTGCAAATTACGATGCAACAGTAAATATTATAAATGGGGATATTACAGGGAATATAACTTCGACAGGAACAAATGGTAACTTAAATATATCAGGAACTACAACTATTTCAGGAACAGTAGATACAGAGAATATAACAAATATAGGGACAGGAACAACAATATTCCAAGATGATGTAATAGCAACAAATGTAAATGTAAACGCAGGAACGAGTACTTTTGAAGATAATTTAACAGCAACAACTACAACAATAACAACAGGAATTGGGAATTTTAATACATTATCAGGAACAACAAGTTCAAATATAGTGTTTACTGGAGATGGTACAGCAAATCTAAATGAAGGGTTAATTGGTAATATCTATTTTTCAGGTAATGATGCAATTGTAAATGTATCTGATGGAAAAGGAATATTAGGTTCGGTTGAAACTTTAGCAAATAATACAGGAATTTTAAACTTTAAGGGTGATGGTGTTATTGATGGTATTATTGGAAGTGCTAGTCTTGCTATAAAAGAACTAAATGTAAATAGTGAAAATGAACAAGATAAAGATGGAAATGGAACAGTTATAACTCAAGGATTATTAGCTCATAGAGAGATTTTTGCTGAGATTATAAATCTTAGAAATAATGCAACTTTAACATTAGCAAATAATGCAAATGTAACAAAAACATCAACTGGTTTAGTAATTTCAACTGATAATGCAAATAGTGGAAATGTGGTATTTTTAGGAAGTTCAACAGTAACAGGAGAAGTTGGAACTAACAATAATAACTTAGAAAGTATTACAGCAGGGGCAAATGATGAGACAGTTACTTTTAATGATATGGTTTATGCTTCAATACTAAATTATTCTGATGATGGAACGGTTGTTTTAAATGGAGATAATAGTTCAAATGCAAATGCTGAAGGATTTAAAGGAACTGTAAATTTTGACTCATTTGCAGGAAAACTTGAAATTGGAGATGATGTAAATCTTACAATAGGAACAGCAGGGACTCAATTTGTAAATGCGAATAATGCAACACTTACATTTAATGGAACTTCAAATGTTTTAGGAAATATTGGAAGTGAGAATGGTGTAAATGATACTTTTAAAACTATAAATGCAGGTGCATCAAATGAAACAGTTAAATTTGAAGATAATATTTATGTAATGGATAGTTTAAATCTTTCTTCAAATGGTAAAGTTCAAATTGCAGATGGAAATTATGTAAAAAGAAATTCTAATTCAACTACAACAGGAGCTATGATTACCACATCAACTAATGGCTTTGGTGATTTAGAATATTTAGGAAGTACTATTTTACATAGTGATATAGGAACTTCATCATCAAAACTTAATAATGTAACTTTTGCTTCAACGGGAAATACTTCAAATATTTATAACCAAGATATAGATAAAAATGTATATGCTTTAAATACTTATATTGGAAATGGTTCTAATAAAACAACGTTAAATATTAAAGAAGATATAACTTTTGGTGGAAATTTAAATCTTAGAAAAGATTCTGTTTTAAATGTTAGTGATTACAATGTTACTGTAGATAATAATTTAAATATAGCATCAAATTCAACTCTTAACTTTAAAGTTAATGCTACTGATTTAGAAGGGTTAGCATCATCAACTTATGGTAATTATGGAAGTATAAATTCGACAAGTTTAACTATAGATAATGATTCAGAAATCCATATAAGTTATGTTGGAACTTTAAATGGAACAGATACTTATGATTTGATTAGAACTTCAAATATAATTTTAACAAATTATGAAGGTACAGAATTAAATGGATTAGTAAGTGACGATAGTATTGTAAATTCAATTGTAAAAAATGTTGGAAATAATTTAGTGTTATTTGTTGACAGAACAGGTGGAGGTTCTTTTGCTGCAGAAGATTTATATATTGAAAAATCTGGAATTGGTAAAGATTATTCAAATGGTGCTTCACGATCACTTGCAGGATATGCAAAAGAGCAAGATAGAGCAGGAGCTTTAACTGATATTGTAAGAAAAATGGAATATTTTGAAGGTGGAACAAATTTAAGTGAAGCTAAAAAACAAGAGATGATAAAAATGCAAAGATTATTAGCTCCAACTGCTAATAATTCAAACATCCAAAGTACAATAACAGCTACAAATCTATCAGCATCGACAATCAAAGGAAGATTATCAGATATAAGAGTTACACAAGGAAATAATTTTACTCCAAATACTTATAACTATTTAGGATTATCTTCAGGGGATTATTACTCTTTTGATACCTCTTTTTGGTTAAAAGCTATGGCTTCAAAAGCTACACAAGATAAAATAAAAGAGTATGATGGTTATGATTCTTCAACTTATGGTTTTGTTGGAGGAATGGATAAAATTACAAATGATGGTTCAATTTTTGGAGTAGCTCTTTCATATTCAACCACAAAAATTAAGCAAGATGGTTTAAGAACAGATGATTCAGATACTACAAGTGTTCAAACTACGCTTTATTCATCTCAAGAGATAGGAGATGCTTATGTTGATGGATATTTATCTTATGGAAAACATAAAACAGATGCTACAAGAACAGCAAATTCAGGAAAATTAAATTCAAGTGTAAATTCAGACCAAATTTCAGCAAAAGTTGAAACAGGATATAAAATACCACTTAATGATGGAATTTCTTTAACTCCATTTGCTTCTTTAGAATATAGTTTACTAAATCAAAAAGGTTATACTGAAAAAGGTACAACATATCAAAATGATGCTTTAAAGGTTGATAGTATAAAACTAAATAGAGGAACAGCTGAAGTAGGAGCAAAACTTGTAACAAACATAGAGTTTGATGATACATTGATTATCCCTCAATTCTCAGCAAGTGTTTATAACTCATTTGGGGACAATAAACCAGATGTTAAAGCACAATTTGTAGGTGGTGGAAATAAATTTGTAACACCTGTACCTATGATGAATGATACAATGATAAATTTAGGTTTAGGTGTTGAAACTAAGATTTCAGATTCTACAAGTTTAATTTTTGATGTGGATTATGATAGAAGTAAAGATGGAAAATTTGAAGCTTATTCAGGTAGTGTAACTTTTGGAGTTAGTTTTTAATATAAAAGGAAAAAATAATGTTTAAATTAATTTTTGTTGGTTTTTTTGGTCTGTTTTTTTGTGTTAATTTAAATGCAAATGAAATTTCTTCATATTCTTTGATGAAGTATAAAGCTGATTTTTCAAAACAGAATCAACAATCAAAAGATGCCTTAGTAAATGAATATTCAAAACTTAAAAATCTAGCACAAGTTTTAGAAGCAAGTGTTATGAAAGATGATGTTGATTTGGAAGTTGCAAAGAATATGTTAATAGTTGATATTTGGACAAATAAGTTTTTACAAAGTTATAAACCTACAACAAATGAATTAAATGAGCTTTATAAAATAGAAAAACCAAGAACGGTTGCTAAGTATGAGTTAAGAAATATTTTAGTTTCGTATGAAAATAATGCCGATAGAATAATTGGTATGTTAAATGAAATAAAAGATAAAACTCAAAAAAAAGATAGTTTTATTAAATATGTAAGATCAGTTTCAAATGATGTTGCAACAAAACAGAATAATGGTTTAACTCCTTTAGTTGATGAAAATAAATTAAGTCCTCAAATTAAAGAGGCTTTAAAAGGTAAAAAAGAGGGTGACATTATAAAAGTAAATCTTAAAGATGTGGGAACACAAATTTTATATATTGAAAAATATATTCCTGAAAAAAATGCTACTTTTGAAGAAGCAAAAGAGGCTTTAATCGACCTTGCGAAAAGAAAAGCTGTTGCAAAAGAGATGGAATTATTATTAAAGTAGTATTATGAAATATTTACTACTTTTTCTTATTTCTTTATTTTTTATCTCTTGTTCAAGTAATATACCAACACCAAAAGAGAGAAAAGAAACAGCTTTAATATTAGCAAAACAGAATAATTTTCAACAGGTTAATATTGAAACTTCTTCTTTTCTTATTTTTTCTCTTCAGAAAAAAGATATCTCTTGTCAAAATAAAAATTTACATGTTTATATTGAAGGTGATGGATTATCATGGATAAATAGAAAAACAATTTCAAGTGATCCAACTCCTATAAACTCAACAATATTAAAAATTATAAATGAAGATGAAAATGAGTGTAAAATATATTTAGCTCGTCCTTGTCAATATATAAATTCAAATATTTGTGAAAAAAAATATTGGACAAGTCATAGATTTAGTCCTGAAGTTTTAAAAAGTTTTGATGAGAGTTTAAATATTTTAAAAAATAGATATAAAAACAAAGATTTTACCTTAATAGGTCATTCAGGTGGTGGAGCTATTGTTGCTTTATTAAGTGCCCAAAGAGATGATATAAAAAGATTTATAACTATAGCAGGAAATTTAGATATAGAGAAATGGACAACTTTTCATAATATTTCAAAATTGACAGGTTCTTTAAATCCAGCAGATTTTACAAAAAGTTTAGAAAATATAGAACAATATCATTTAATAGGAAATAACGATAAAATAATCACTAAAGATATATTTTTATCATATTATTCTAAATTTAATAATAAAGATAAAATATCTTTTAATTATGTTGATGAATCTCACAATTGTTGTTGGGAAAAACCCTATAAAGAAGTAATATATTTGTTAAAATAACTTGTAGATTTAGAATCTACAAGTCTTTTAAAACTCTATTTTCATTCTAAAATATCTAGGAAAGTTGTTTTTTATACTTTCATCTATTTGAACAGGGAAAGATTTATAAATTGAAGGTTTTGTTAATTCAAAATACTCTTTTTTACCCTCTGTAAGAGTTAATTGCTCAATTTTTCCATCTTTTAAAATAGTTACTCTTATATTAATAAATTCACCTGATTTTAAAGCAGATTTATCTACATTTTTTTCTATGTTAGAATAAATTTTTTCTCTAATAGATTGATAAAATTTTTCAATTTTTGCTTTTTCATCAAGAATAATCTCTTCTTTATGAGATTCAATTTTTTCTTCAACTTTAATTTCTGGTTCTTTTTGAGTTTGTTGAGTAGTTTGAGAAGATTGAATTTCTTCTTCAATATCTTTATTCTCTAATTCTGATTGTTCTATACTCTCTTCTATAGATTTTTTTAACAATTCTTTATTTTCTTCATTTTGTTTTATATTCTCTTTTTCTATTACAATAGGAGAATTTGAAGTTTGTATTTGTTCTTCTTGTGATGATGAAAAGAAAAATGAATAAATAGCATATATAATTATAGCTATAACTAAAAGTATTAAAAAATCTTCAAAGAAATTTCTTGTTTTTGCTCTCAACTTAAATCCTTCTATTTTTCTTCAGGTGTATAAATTTCATCTAATAAACTATCAACAAAACTTTCAGGTGAAAATTCTATTAAATCATCTTGT
Coding sequences within:
- a CDS encoding peptidylprolyl isomerase — encoded protein: MFKLIFVGFFGLFFCVNLNANEISSYSLMKYKADFSKQNQQSKDALVNEYSKLKNLAQVLEASVMKDDVDLEVAKNMLIVDIWTNKFLQSYKPTTNELNELYKIEKPRTVAKYELRNILVSYENNADRIIGMLNEIKDKTQKKDSFIKYVRSVSNDVATKQNNGLTPLVDENKLSPQIKEALKGKKEGDIIKVNLKDVGTQILYIEKYIPEKNATFEEAKEALIDLAKRKAVAKEMELLLK
- a CDS encoding alpha/beta fold hydrolase; protein product: MKYLLLFLISLFFISCSSNIPTPKERKETALILAKQNNFQQVNIETSSFLIFSLQKKDISCQNKNLHVYIEGDGLSWINRKTISSDPTPINSTILKIINEDENECKIYLARPCQYINSNICEKKYWTSHRFSPEVLKSFDESLNILKNRYKNKDFTLIGHSGGGAIVALLSAQRDDIKRFITIAGNLDIEKWTTFHNISKLTGSLNPADFTKSLENIEQYHLIGNNDKIITKDIFLSYYSKFNNKDKISFNYVDESHNCCWEKPYKEVIYLLK